A part of Ignavibacteriales bacterium genomic DNA contains:
- the bglX gene encoding beta-glucosidase BglX, protein MIHSKKIHSALFILSIILFFSFSSSDKTNISNSDKISARVDSVLSLMTLDEKIGQLNQLSYGIGWGPTIKISVDDEYKQLIREGKIGSFLNAIGAEFTYELQKIAVEESRLKIPLMFGLDVIHGFKTTFPIPLGEAATWQPELIELSAHYQAIEAASAGIHWTFSPMVDIARDPRWGRIMEGAGEDPYLGSLMAAAHVRGYQGNLSDLNIIACVKHYAGYGGAEGGRDYNTVDISERTFRDVYLPPYKAGVEAGAQTLMASFNEIGGIPSSGSKYLLNDILRDEWGFKGFVVSDWNSIGEMINHGFASDLKQAGEISLNAGLDMDMESRSYITHLKQLVDDGKVDESTIDESVKRILRIKFMLGLFDHPYAYCDKEREQKNIMTNDIKIASLEVAKRSFVLLKNEKNILPLKKDYKKIAVIGPLANNSEDPIGGWGGLGDTADVTTVLEGFKNYVDGSSQILYSKGCNIDDQDKSGFKDAVTKAKKSDVIILCIGEDRDMSGEACSRSSLDLPGVQEELAKELFKTGKPIIAVLMNGRPLSINWLNENANAILETWFAGTMAGDAIAKVLFGDYNPSGKLPATFPRTVGQVPIYYNHKNTGRPGDKENHYTSQYLDLPLTPLYPFGYGLSYTTFEYSSLNLSTNKITQDDSIVVSVKVKNTGKYEGEEVVQMYIQDLVGSVTRPVKELKGFKKIMLKRGEEKTVNFTIHEKDLRFTAADMKFKSESGMFKVYVGTDSVDLIESQFELVE, encoded by the coding sequence ATGATTCATTCCAAAAAAATTCATTCAGCCTTATTTATATTATCAATAATTCTATTCTTCTCATTTTCTTCATCTGATAAAACAAACATTTCAAATTCGGATAAAATCTCTGCACGGGTTGATTCTGTGCTTTCTTTAATGACTTTAGATGAAAAGATTGGACAACTCAATCAACTTTCTTACGGTATAGGGTGGGGTCCGACAATTAAAATATCAGTAGATGACGAATACAAGCAGTTAATCCGCGAAGGAAAAATCGGGTCATTCCTGAATGCAATTGGTGCTGAGTTTACTTATGAACTTCAAAAAATTGCTGTTGAAGAATCAAGATTGAAAATACCCTTAATGTTTGGACTCGATGTTATTCACGGATTTAAAACTACTTTTCCCATCCCCCTTGGCGAGGCTGCAACATGGCAGCCGGAATTAATTGAATTGTCGGCTCACTATCAGGCGATAGAAGCTGCATCTGCAGGAATACATTGGACATTTTCCCCAATGGTTGATATTGCACGCGATCCACGCTGGGGAAGAATTATGGAAGGCGCTGGAGAAGATCCTTATCTGGGTTCGTTAATGGCTGCTGCTCATGTTCGCGGTTATCAAGGCAATCTTTCTGATTTAAATATCATCGCTTGCGTAAAACATTATGCTGGTTATGGTGGTGCCGAGGGCGGAAGAGATTATAATACTGTTGATATTTCTGAAAGAACTTTTCGCGATGTTTATTTACCACCATACAAAGCAGGAGTCGAAGCCGGGGCTCAAACATTAATGGCTTCGTTTAATGAGATTGGCGGCATCCCTTCTTCCGGAAGTAAATATTTACTTAATGATATTTTAAGAGATGAATGGGGATTTAAAGGATTTGTAGTTAGTGATTGGAATTCGATTGGTGAAATGATAAATCATGGTTTTGCTTCCGATCTTAAACAAGCTGGCGAGATTTCTTTAAATGCCGGTTTAGATATGGATATGGAATCACGCTCCTACATCACACATCTTAAACAACTTGTTGATGATGGTAAAGTTGATGAAAGCACAATTGATGAATCTGTAAAAAGAATTTTAAGAATAAAATTTATGCTCGGTCTGTTTGATCATCCTTATGCTTACTGCGATAAAGAACGCGAACAAAAAAATATAATGACCAACGATATTAAAATAGCTTCACTTGAAGTTGCTAAAAGATCATTTGTTTTGTTAAAGAATGAAAAAAATATTCTTCCACTTAAAAAAGATTACAAAAAAATTGCTGTAATTGGTCCACTTGCAAACAATAGTGAAGATCCGATTGGCGGCTGGGGTGGATTAGGTGATACTGCTGATGTAACAACAGTGCTTGAAGGATTTAAGAATTATGTTGATGGAAGTTCACAAATATTATACTCAAAAGGATGTAATATTGATGATCAGGATAAATCAGGATTTAAGGATGCTGTAACAAAAGCAAAAAAATCTGACGTGATAATTTTATGCATCGGCGAAGATAGAGATATGAGTGGTGAAGCATGCAGTCGTTCCTCACTTGATTTACCCGGCGTGCAGGAAGAACTTGCAAAAGAATTATTTAAAACAGGTAAACCAATTATAGCTGTCTTAATGAATGGCAGACCACTGTCTATAAATTGGTTAAATGAAAATGCAAATGCAATTTTAGAAACCTGGTTTGCCGGTACAATGGCTGGTGATGCAATTGCAAAAGTTTTATTTGGTGATTACAATCCAAGTGGAAAATTACCTGCAACATTTCCAAGAACCGTTGGTCAGGTTCCAATCTACTACAATCATAAAAACACAGGAAGACCCGGAGATAAGGAAAACCACTACACTTCCCAGTATCTCGATCTTCCTTTAACTCCGCTTTATCCTTTTGGATACGGATTAAGTTACACAACTTTCGAGTACAGTTCTTTAAATCTTAGCACAAATAAAATAACTCAAGATGATTCAATTGTTGTATCAGTAAAAGTAAAAAACACTGGCAAGTACGAAGGTGAAGAAGTTGTACAAATGTATATTCAAGATTTAGTTGGAAGCGTTACTCGTCCTGTAAAAGAATTAAAAGGTTTTAAAAAGATAATGTTAAAACGTGGTGAAGAAAAAACTGTCAACTTTACTATCCACGAAAAAGATTTACGATTTACTGCTGCTGATATGAAATTCAAATCAGAATCAGGAATGTTTAAAGTCTACGTTGGGACAGACTCTGTTGATTTAATAGAATCACAGTTTGAGTTAGTTGAATAA
- a CDS encoding glycoside hydrolase family 3 C-terminal domain-containing protein — translation MTLDEKIGQMTQVDRAYLKSIEDIKTYYLGSLLSGGGSAPEDNSPQGWADMYDDYQSIALQTRLKIPLIYGIDAVHGHNNVEGAVIFPHNIGMGCTRNPELVKQAAQITAAEVSGTGIDWTFSPCIAVALDERWGRTYESFSENAELVSIFSEAEVTGYQGDDLSAPGAILSCAKHFAGDGGTVNGDDQGNTVCDETFLRTVHLPGYQSAINSGVGSVMASFSSWNGVKMHSNKYLLTDVLKTEFGFDGFLVSDWAAIDAIPGDYKSDIEISINAGIDMVMVPDKYIEFITNLKELVNEGKISIERINDAVRRILNIKFKLGLFDKPFTDRSFTTQIGSAEHREVARECVRQSLVLLKNENSFLPLSKTTGKILVAGKSADNLGYQCGGWTISWQGGSGDITTGTTILEAIQNTVSTSTIVNYSEDGTDAENNDLAVVVIGETPYAEFDGDNNNPVISDEDLQTIANVKSAGIPFVIILISGRPLILGNVIDDCDAFVAAWLPGTEGQGVADVLFGDFAPTGKLSFSWAKSVSQIPINFGDANYDPLFPYGFGLTY, via the coding sequence ATGACTCTTGACGAAAAGATCGGACAGATGACGCAGGTTGATCGCGCATACTTAAAATCTATTGAGGACATAAAAACATACTATCTCGGCTCACTGCTGAGCGGCGGCGGTTCTGCTCCAGAAGATAATTCACCGCAAGGGTGGGCTGATATGTACGATGACTATCAAAGCATTGCGCTTCAAACAAGACTAAAAATTCCGCTGATATATGGTATTGATGCAGTGCATGGTCACAATAATGTTGAAGGTGCGGTTATCTTTCCACACAACATCGGAATGGGCTGTACACGTAACCCGGAATTGGTAAAACAGGCTGCACAAATTACGGCTGCTGAAGTTTCCGGAACAGGGATAGACTGGACATTCTCCCCCTGCATTGCAGTTGCTCTTGATGAAAGGTGGGGTCGGACTTATGAAAGTTTTTCTGAAAATGCGGAACTTGTCTCTATCTTTTCCGAAGCCGAAGTTACAGGCTACCAAGGTGATGATCTTTCCGCGCCCGGTGCAATCCTTTCTTGTGCGAAACATTTTGCCGGCGATGGTGGAACAGTTAACGGTGATGATCAGGGCAATACTGTTTGTGATGAGACATTTTTAAGAACGGTTCATCTGCCCGGATATCAGTCTGCAATAAATTCAGGCGTTGGTTCGGTGATGGCTTCATTCAGCAGTTGGAATGGTGTGAAGATGCACTCAAATAAATATTTGCTGACGGATGTTTTAAAAACTGAATTTGGTTTCGATGGATTTCTTGTTTCCGATTGGGCTGCAATTGATGCAATTCCCGGAGATTATAAAAGTGATATCGAAATATCTATCAACGCCGGGATTGATATGGTTATGGTTCCTGATAAGTACATTGAGTTTATAACTAATTTGAAAGAATTGGTTAATGAAGGGAAAATCAGTATCGAAAGAATTAATGATGCAGTTCGGAGAATTCTTAATATCAAATTCAAATTAGGGCTGTTTGACAAGCCATTCACAGACAGATCATTTACTACACAAATTGGTTCTGCTGAACATCGTGAAGTTGCTCGTGAATGTGTAAGACAATCTCTCGTGCTATTAAAAAATGAAAATTCTTTTTTACCTCTTTCAAAAACAACAGGTAAAATTTTAGTTGCTGGAAAATCGGCAGATAACCTTGGCTACCAATGTGGCGGTTGGACAATCTCCTGGCAGGGGGGAAGCGGTGATATTACAACCGGAACAACAATTCTTGAAGCAATTCAAAATACTGTTTCAACTTCTACAATTGTAAATTATTCAGAGGATGGAACCGATGCAGAAAATAATGATCTTGCTGTTGTGGTAATTGGTGAAACTCCTTACGCCGAATTTGATGGTGATAACAATAATCCTGTAATATCAGACGAAGACCTGCAAACAATTGCAAATGTAAAATCAGCAGGTATTCCTTTTGTAATAATTCTTATTTCAGGTCGTCCACTAATTTTAGGAAATGTAATAGATGATTGCGATGCTTTTGTTGCTGCCTGGCTGCCTGGCACTGAAGGGCAGGGGGTAGCAGATGTTTTGTTTGGAGATTTTGCGCCTACCGGTAAACTAAGTTTTTCCTGGGCAAAATCCGTTTCTCAAATTCCAATAAACTTTGGTGATGCAAATTATGATCCTCTGTTTCCTTATGGTTTTGGATTAACTTATTGA
- a CDS encoding ROK family protein, which produces MKQKVVLGIDIGGTNTAFGFVDPEGKLLVEFSFPTHSQESAEKLFSRLHPEVKKLFSSLENNYQLVGIGVGAPNANYYKGTVELPPNLNWGTVNIVELCEKYFSVPCAITNDANAAAIGELKFGAGKGLKDFIVITLGTGVGSGIIVNGELVYGHDGFAGEIGHTIYDVGGRQCGCGRKGCLETYASASGIKRTVFELLADTNYQSLLSEISFDELNSKMISDAALKGDKIALMAFDLTAKILGIKLADAVAHTSPEAIIIFGGLANAGGLILEPTKKYMEEYMLNIFKDKVKILPSGLKNGNAAILGSAALIWNELDKNKN; this is translated from the coding sequence ATGAAACAAAAAGTAGTACTTGGAATTGATATCGGCGGAACTAACACTGCATTTGGTTTTGTTGATCCGGAAGGAAAATTATTAGTTGAGTTTTCATTTCCTACTCATTCTCAAGAAAGCGCTGAAAAATTATTTAGCCGGCTCCATCCCGAAGTAAAAAAACTTTTTTCTTCTCTTGAAAATAATTATCAACTTGTTGGAATAGGAGTCGGTGCACCGAATGCAAATTATTATAAAGGAACAGTCGAACTTCCACCCAACCTTAATTGGGGAACGGTAAATATTGTCGAATTATGTGAAAAATATTTTTCAGTTCCGTGTGCAATTACTAATGATGCAAACGCGGCAGCAATTGGCGAATTGAAATTTGGTGCAGGTAAAGGTCTAAAAGATTTTATTGTTATTACTCTTGGTACAGGCGTAGGGAGTGGAATTATTGTCAACGGCGAGCTTGTTTATGGGCACGATGGATTTGCAGGTGAGATCGGGCACACAATTTATGATGTAGGTGGAAGGCAGTGCGGATGCGGCAGAAAAGGCTGTCTTGAAACTTACGCCTCTGCAAGTGGAATTAAACGAACTGTGTTTGAACTACTTGCCGATACAAATTATCAAAGTTTGTTATCTGAAATTTCTTTCGATGAGTTGAATTCTAAAATGATAAGCGATGCAGCATTAAAAGGAGATAAAATTGCATTGATGGCATTCGATCTAACTGCAAAGATACTCGGAATAAAGCTGGCGGACGCTGTTGCACATACAAGTCCGGAGGCGATAATTATCTTCGGCGGGTTAGCCAATGCCGGCGGATTAATTTTAGAACCAACTAAAAAATATATGGAAGAATACATGCTCAATATTTTTAAAGACAAAGTAAAAATTCTTCCTTCAGGACTAAAAAATGGGAACGCCGCAATACTTGGTTCAGCGGCTCTTATTTGGAATGAACTTGATAAAAATAAAAATTAA
- a CDS encoding sugar MFS transporter, producing the protein MAVSTPSTNVNNSPVNNGTNYTPALIVLTSLFFMWGFITSLNDILIPHLKAIFDLNYTQVMLVQFTFFTAYAIVSLPSGILVEKIGYKSGIIIGLLTAAGGTALFYPAAGYRSYEIFLLALFVLASGITLLQVAANPYVAILGKPETASSRLNLSQAFNSLGTTIAPIIGSILILAIAVKGADEIAKLTLSDQEAYKLMEAGSVQTPYLVLTGMLVLIAVIIALFKLPKIEAANQSSSSSSGSGDNGSFDHHHQSAWGYRHLVLGAVAIFVYVGGEVAIGSFLVNYFKELLGMEESQAGTYVALYWGGAMIGRFFGSITLSGLTDLKKRNFYALGVFILAICLASYVTKEYQNLSSFSFAGFSKTLTFLLLVFINYVAFNLGKTKPGRTLAILAVVAAVLVITSMLTFGQFAMWSILAVGLFNSIMFPTIFTLAIDGLGKHTGQGSGILCTAIVGGALIPLAQGFLADNIGIHHAFILPVLCYIYIAFYGLKGHIPTFAKTA; encoded by the coding sequence ATGGCTGTTTCAACACCTTCAACGAATGTTAACAATTCACCGGTCAACAATGGAACTAATTATACACCAGCACTTATTGTTTTAACGTCACTCTTTTTTATGTGGGGATTCATTACAAGCTTGAATGATATTCTTATCCCGCACCTTAAAGCAATTTTTGATCTTAATTATACACAGGTTATGCTGGTTCAGTTTACTTTTTTTACGGCGTATGCAATTGTTTCGCTTCCGTCGGGAATTCTTGTAGAGAAAATTGGTTATAAGTCCGGTATCATTATCGGATTGTTAACCGCAGCAGGTGGTACAGCATTATTCTATCCTGCCGCCGGCTATCGTTCTTACGAAATATTTTTATTAGCTCTATTTGTTTTAGCTTCCGGAATTACATTACTTCAGGTGGCGGCAAATCCTTATGTGGCAATTTTAGGCAAGCCTGAAACTGCATCGAGCAGATTAAATTTGTCGCAGGCATTTAATTCACTTGGAACTACGATTGCACCTATAATAGGATCTATTCTTATTCTTGCTATTGCAGTAAAGGGTGCCGATGAAATTGCTAAACTTACTTTGTCCGATCAAGAAGCTTACAAGCTGATGGAAGCAGGATCAGTACAGACGCCATATTTGGTGTTGACCGGAATGCTTGTTTTAATTGCAGTAATTATTGCATTGTTCAAGCTTCCTAAAATTGAAGCAGCAAATCAAAGTTCAAGCTCAAGTTCAGGCTCAGGTGATAATGGAAGTTTTGACCATCATCACCAAAGCGCATGGGGATACAGACATTTAGTTTTGGGCGCAGTTGCAATTTTTGTTTATGTAGGGGGTGAAGTTGCAATTGGAAGCTTTCTTGTTAATTATTTTAAGGAGCTTCTGGGGATGGAAGAAAGTCAGGCGGGCACTTACGTTGCTTTATATTGGGGCGGGGCAATGATAGGACGATTTTTCGGCTCGATTACTCTTTCCGGTTTAACTGATTTGAAAAAAAGAAACTTTTATGCTCTTGGAGTTTTTATACTTGCAATTTGTCTGGCAAGTTACGTTACAAAAGAATATCAAAACTTATCCTCGTTTTCATTTGCTGGATTTTCAAAAACACTAACTTTCCTTCTGTTAGTGTTTATTAATTATGTCGCTTTCAACCTTGGAAAAACAAAGCCGGGCAGAACGCTCGCAATTTTGGCGGTTGTAGCCGCTGTATTAGTAATTACTTCAATGCTAACTTTTGGACAGTTTGCCATGTGGAGTATCCTTGCTGTTGGTTTATTCAATTCAATAATGTTTCCCACAATTTTCACTCTGGCTATTGACGGTTTAGGAAAACACACCGGGCAGGGGTCAGGGATTTTATGTACTGCAATTGTTGGCGGGGCTTTAATTCCTTTAGCTCAAGGATTTCTTGCTGATAATATTGGAATTCATCACGCATTTATTTTGCCGGTGCTTTGTTACATTTATATCGCCTTCTATGGTTTGAAGGGACACATTCCAACTTTCGCGAAAACTGCTTAA
- a CDS encoding extracellular solute-binding protein produces MNLEKIFYVVISTILVIVLVLISYLFTPFGIENNSNHKLVTIYYVDHISTAHQKVIDIFNKKYEGQIKVETINLSFEKFSTNERKELLARYLRSKSSRIDIFSVDQIWVPRFARWGVPLQNYLDSNAVSSLIPNAMQTCYFQDTLLAVPLYIDIAVMFYRDDLLKNFPDYNSIVNELSKSITWENFIKLHQRINSQSPFYTFQADDYEGLLCTFTELMAGQNKLIADKDENIFVNTPEGKKSLQLLVDLIHKYKVSPKEVTYLKENESFKFFAEHNGYFLRSWSSMFDDEVEYLTDEMRKNLKMAPMPHFENTKPVSVYGGWNLMISKFSGKIPEVIKFVKFLMSEESQKVMFEEDGYLPTNINIYNDSDFTSKHKEIIFFKNLFKTGVHRPFMEGYTNVSDILSYYLNSSIKGETNVEEALRQAEKKILEKSIMVK; encoded by the coding sequence ATGAATCTCGAAAAAATATTTTATGTTGTGATAAGCACAATTCTTGTGATTGTTCTTGTATTGATCAGCTATCTTTTCACTCCTTTTGGAATAGAGAATAATTCTAATCACAAACTTGTTACAATTTATTATGTTGATCATATCTCAACAGCACATCAAAAAGTTATAGACATTTTCAATAAAAAATATGAGGGGCAAATAAAAGTTGAAACGATCAATCTATCATTCGAAAAATTTAGCACGAATGAAAGGAAGGAACTGCTTGCAAGATATTTAAGAAGCAAAAGCAGTAGGATTGATATTTTTTCAGTTGATCAGATTTGGGTGCCGCGTTTTGCAAGGTGGGGTGTACCGCTTCAAAATTATTTAGACAGCAATGCTGTTAGCAGCCTCATTCCAAATGCTATGCAGACTTGTTACTTCCAAGATACTCTTCTTGCTGTTCCTCTATACATAGATATTGCTGTGATGTTTTACCGGGATGATCTTTTGAAAAATTTTCCTGATTATAATTCCATTGTTAATGAACTAAGCAAGTCAATTACCTGGGAAAATTTCATCAAACTTCATCAAAGGATTAATTCTCAAAGTCCTTTTTACACTTTTCAGGCAGATGATTATGAAGGTTTGCTGTGCACATTTACTGAATTAATGGCTGGTCAAAATAAATTGATTGCAGATAAAGATGAAAATATTTTTGTTAATACTCCGGAAGGTAAAAAATCACTTCAGCTTTTAGTTGATCTAATTCATAAATACAAAGTTTCACCCAAAGAAGTTACTTATCTAAAAGAAAATGAGAGTTTCAAATTTTTTGCTGAACACAATGGTTATTTCCTTCGCTCGTGGTCAAGCATGTTTGATGATGAAGTTGAATATCTTACTGATGAAATGCGGAAAAATTTGAAAATGGCACCGATGCCACATTTTGAAAATACCAAACCAGTGTCGGTATACGGGGGGTGGAATTTAATGATTTCGAAATTCTCCGGAAAAATTCCTGAGGTAATTAAGTTTGTAAAATTCCTGATGAGTGAAGAGTCGCAAAAAGTTATGTTTGAAGAAGACGGGTATCTTCCGACAAATATAAATATTTATAACGATTCGGATTTTACTTCAAAGCACAAAGAAATTATTTTTTTCAAAAATCTATTTAAAACAGGAGTTCATCGTCCATTCATGGAGGGCTACACAAACGTATCCGACATACTTTCTTATTATTTGAATTCATCCATAAAAGGTGAAACCAATGTTGAGGAGGCACTCCGTCAGGCAGAAAAGAAAATATTAGAAAAATCTATTATGGTTAAATAG
- a CDS encoding ATP-binding protein, translated as MKTKKVFEKIREYHFEFKHVTVLFIVLFAFQLIVSFINKAAIRNFLNTTQEWYQKESAEEIANLTTTSIELVLESFDPKEEIRKEKAEKVIQSFDIIFSQQQLKHNIQGLYILVRRGDNIYAIDDGKTLYSFLIDHAKVDSVFDRQKSRVVNIYKEIEMDLNSKEQIISILSEEKTFNIFVPFVLRGEYIGAVYMRNTPDFSFITDEIISNYDETSIIYISLILLGLLAMYFISSYTVKERDEAQKLLFDEHETSLTKQINYQKELVFTKRIYHTHHKAEKIMGFIKEDLRKLSSENINEIKYRVSKYSNFISRVIYDMKWYDPPIQTIRNAMFKTNLNEVIKFIVNNIFLRVATASSAFKISLQLDDNLPIVNVNEFVIWEIIEPLIQNSLDHGGEQNLVIDIITNYDAETNQSTIILQDNGKGILPDLLEKNEEGLKKIFLENVTTKKTEMQNSGYGCYISYEISKRCGWDIDADNTDVGGCRFTITIQN; from the coding sequence ATGAAAACAAAAAAGGTTTTTGAAAAAATAAGAGAATATCATTTTGAATTTAAACATGTTACTGTTCTCTTCATTGTACTTTTCGCTTTTCAGTTAATTGTTTCATTTATAAATAAAGCCGCAATACGAAATTTTCTTAACACTACTCAGGAGTGGTATCAAAAAGAATCTGCAGAAGAAATTGCAAACCTCACCACCACCTCAATCGAACTTGTGCTCGAATCGTTCGATCCAAAAGAAGAAATTCGAAAAGAAAAGGCTGAAAAAGTAATTCAGTCATTTGATATTATTTTCAGTCAGCAGCAGTTAAAGCATAATATTCAAGGGCTTTATATTCTTGTGCGCAGAGGTGATAACATTTATGCAATTGATGACGGTAAAACTCTTTACTCTTTCTTAATTGATCATGCTAAAGTTGATTCTGTCTTTGATAGGCAAAAGTCAAGAGTTGTAAATATATACAAAGAAATTGAAATGGACTTGAACTCTAAGGAACAAATAATCAGCATTTTATCGGAGGAAAAAACTTTTAATATTTTTGTTCCATTCGTACTCCGAGGAGAATATATCGGTGCTGTTTATATGAGAAACACTCCCGATTTTTCTTTTATCACCGATGAAATTATTTCTAACTATGATGAAACTTCTATAATCTATATTTCTCTTATACTCCTCGGGTTACTTGCGATGTATTTTATTTCATCATACACAGTAAAGGAAAGAGATGAAGCTCAGAAACTCTTATTTGACGAACATGAAACAAGTTTGACGAAACAAATAAATTATCAGAAGGAACTTGTTTTTACAAAACGGATCTACCACACCCACCATAAAGCTGAAAAAATTATGGGATTTATTAAAGAGGATTTGCGTAAACTTTCTTCTGAAAATATTAATGAAATTAAATACCGTGTTAGTAAATATTCTAACTTCATTTCAAGAGTGATCTATGATATGAAGTGGTACGATCCGCCAATACAAACAATACGCAATGCAATGTTCAAAACGAATTTGAATGAGGTTATTAAATTTATTGTCAATAATATTTTTTTACGCGTTGCTACAGCAAGCTCAGCTTTTAAGATTAGTCTTCAACTTGATGATAATCTTCCAATAGTTAACGTAAACGAATTTGTTATTTGGGAAATCATTGAGCCATTGATACAAAATTCATTAGACCATGGAGGTGAGCAAAACCTGGTTATTGATATAATTACAAACTATGATGCTGAAACAAATCAGAGTACTATAATTTTACAAGATAACGGCAAAGGTATTTTGCCCGACCTTCTTGAAAAAAATGAAGAGGGATTGAAAAAAATCTTTCTGGAAAATGTTACAACTAAAAAAACGGAAATGCAAAACAGCGGATACGGCTGTTATATCTCTTATGAAATTTCAAAACGCTGCGGCTGGGATATTGACGCTGATAATACTGACGTCGGCGGGTGCAGATTTACTATAACTATTCAAAATTAA